Proteins from a genomic interval of Fodinicurvata sp. EGI_FJ10296:
- a CDS encoding nitroreductase, with translation MAETESETGRELVHGAITSRRSVRGFTDAPVSADVVRRLLDVARHAPSGSNMQPWKAHVVTGAALSRLSNALMAAHDSGEPAAREYDYYPQTWREPYLARRRKVGWQLYEQVGIARGDREASRRWHGRNYEFFGAPVGMIFSIDRDLGQGSLIDFGMFLQSLMIAARGEGLDTCPQAALANYPAILRDQLSIPEDELILCGLSLGHADPNAPANRFRAEREPVEAFARFHDV, from the coding sequence ATGGCTGAAACTGAGTCTGAGACGGGGCGCGAGCTGGTTCATGGCGCAATCACCTCGCGCCGCAGCGTGCGCGGTTTCACCGATGCGCCTGTCTCGGCGGATGTCGTCCGGCGGCTGCTGGATGTGGCCCGGCACGCGCCCAGCGGCAGCAACATGCAGCCCTGGAAGGCACATGTCGTCACCGGTGCCGCCCTGTCGCGGCTGAGCAACGCGTTGATGGCCGCGCATGACAGCGGCGAACCGGCCGCGCGTGAATACGACTATTACCCACAGACGTGGCGAGAGCCCTATCTGGCGCGCCGCCGCAAGGTCGGCTGGCAGCTTTACGAGCAGGTCGGCATCGCGCGCGGCGACCGCGAAGCGTCCCGCCGCTGGCACGGACGCAACTACGAGTTCTTCGGCGCGCCGGTCGGCATGATCTTTTCCATCGACCGCGATCTGGGGCAGGGCAGCCTGATCGATTTCGGCATGTTCCTGCAGTCGCTGATGATCGCCGCGCGCGGCGAGGGGCTGGACACCTGCCCGCAGGCAGCACTGGCGAACTACCCTGCCATCCTGCGCGATCAACTGTCGATTCCCGAAGACGAACTTATCCTGTGCGGCCTGTCGCTGGGCCATGCCGATCCGAACGCCCCGGCCAACCGATTCCGGGCAGAACGGGAGCCGGTCGAGGCATTTGCGCGATTTCACGACGTCTAG
- a CDS encoding indolepyruvate ferredoxin oxidoreductase family protein: protein MAGSTVTLDDKYTLDDGRIYLTGTQALARLPLAQRRRDAAAGLSTGGFISGYRGSPLGGFDQALWKAKRHLADQDIHFQPGVNEDLGATAVWGSQQVGLWPDATVDGVFGLWYGKGPGVDRSGDVFKHANLAGTSAHGGVLAVAGDDHAAKSSTAPHQSEQALIAASIPVLHPASPQEVLDFGLYGWALSRYSGCWVALKALTEVVDTSASVAVDHDRPRILLPEDVGMDDEMPAGGLNIRWPDKPTLQEDRLLRFKLPAVGAFARANSLDREIWPGTPPRIGIIATGKGYLDTLEALHALGLDEDGARRLGIGLYKVGLVWPLEANGAEAFARRYHTLLVVEEKRDVIESQVKDRLYHLPTDSRPRIFGKKSPDGAPLLPSGGELAPAMIAIALGRILREAENAGGRGPEDLSARVHARLAAIEAHEDAKIQRHPAMDRLPYFCSGCPHNTSTKVPEGSVALGGIGCHYMATWMDRSTETFSQMGGEGVAWVGQSPFTERRHVFANIGDGTYFHSGSLAIRQAVAAKVNITYKLLYNDAVAMTGGQPVDGTLDVPTVIEQLRAEGVDTITVVSDEPEKYGPLGHGTQARHRDDLDEIQRDLRDRSGVSVLTYDQTCAAEKRRRRKRGTMADPKRRVVINDLVCEGCGDCSAQSNCLSVVPIETEYGRKRSIDQSSCNKDFSCLKGFCPSFVTLEGAEPRRSDGVARTTAEDHLPPIPDAPERPPVLDGPFNLLITGIGGTGVVTIGALIGMAAHIEGRGVSVLDQTGLAQKGGGVMSHVRIAASPEQIATSRIPAGTADGLIGGDVVVSSGTDVMARLSDGRTRAVINAHEIVTGAFTKNPDLKVPTGEMLADIADAVGGQSRITVIDATDMATRLFGDSIATNAFLLGMGWQKGLVPVGRDALMQAIALNGVAVDMNRAAFDWGRRAAHDPASVRALLDRQETARAPDHHRPSESLDEMIERRARFLTDYQDADYAGRYRRLVDRVRIAEETLRDAGADRPLTTAVARSAFKLMAYKDEYEVARLQTDPAFLNRLKQQFTSDSGGDFKMVFHLAPPIMADRDPSTGVPRKKAFGPWILPVFRVLARMRRLRGGPLDVFGYLPERRLERALIAEYFDTVDTICTHLTPETHRTAVALADLPQSIRGYGHIKEQAVAKARQRRDDLLVELLNPAPQAREAAE, encoded by the coding sequence ATGGCCGGATCGACAGTCACGCTGGACGACAAATATACGCTCGACGACGGTCGCATCTATCTGACCGGAACCCAGGCGCTGGCCCGTCTTCCCCTTGCCCAGCGACGCCGGGACGCAGCCGCCGGGTTGTCGACCGGCGGGTTCATCTCGGGCTATCGCGGATCGCCGCTCGGCGGCTTCGATCAAGCGCTGTGGAAGGCAAAACGTCACCTGGCCGACCAAGATATCCATTTCCAACCCGGCGTTAACGAAGATCTCGGTGCAACGGCCGTCTGGGGCAGCCAGCAGGTCGGATTGTGGCCGGACGCGACGGTCGATGGTGTCTTCGGCCTCTGGTACGGCAAGGGTCCCGGCGTCGACCGATCGGGCGATGTGTTCAAGCACGCCAATCTGGCCGGAACGTCGGCGCATGGAGGAGTGCTGGCAGTCGCCGGTGACGACCATGCCGCCAAATCCTCCACCGCCCCCCATCAGTCCGAACAGGCACTGATCGCCGCCTCCATTCCCGTTCTGCACCCGGCCAGTCCGCAGGAAGTGCTCGATTTCGGCCTCTATGGCTGGGCGCTCAGCCGCTATTCAGGCTGCTGGGTGGCGCTCAAGGCGCTGACCGAGGTTGTCGACACCTCCGCATCGGTCGCGGTCGATCACGACCGGCCCCGAATCCTGCTGCCTGAAGACGTCGGCATGGATGACGAGATGCCGGCGGGCGGGCTCAACATCCGCTGGCCTGACAAGCCGACGCTGCAGGAAGATCGGCTGCTGCGGTTCAAGCTTCCGGCCGTCGGCGCCTTCGCCCGCGCGAATAGTCTCGACCGCGAGATCTGGCCCGGCACGCCGCCGCGCATCGGCATCATCGCCACCGGCAAGGGTTATCTCGACACGCTGGAAGCCCTCCACGCTTTGGGCCTGGATGAAGACGGCGCCCGGCGCCTCGGCATCGGGCTTTACAAGGTCGGCCTGGTCTGGCCACTCGAAGCCAATGGTGCCGAGGCATTCGCGCGCCGGTACCATACGCTGCTGGTGGTCGAGGAAAAGCGCGATGTAATCGAGAGCCAGGTCAAGGACCGGCTCTATCACCTGCCGACCGACAGCCGCCCCCGGATCTTCGGCAAGAAATCGCCCGACGGGGCGCCGCTGCTGCCGTCGGGCGGCGAGTTGGCGCCGGCCATGATCGCGATCGCCCTCGGCCGTATCCTGCGCGAGGCCGAGAATGCCGGCGGCCGAGGACCGGAGGACCTGTCTGCGCGCGTTCACGCCCGGCTCGCCGCGATCGAAGCGCATGAGGATGCGAAGATCCAACGCCACCCGGCCATGGACCGGCTACCGTATTTTTGTTCCGGTTGCCCGCACAACACCTCGACCAAAGTGCCCGAGGGGTCGGTGGCGCTGGGCGGCATCGGCTGCCATTACATGGCGACCTGGATGGACCGGTCGACGGAGACCTTCAGCCAGATGGGCGGCGAAGGCGTCGCCTGGGTCGGCCAGTCGCCGTTCACCGAACGCCGGCATGTCTTCGCCAATATCGGCGACGGCACATACTTCCATTCCGGTTCGCTGGCGATCCGCCAGGCAGTGGCGGCAAAAGTGAACATCACCTACAAGCTGCTTTACAACGACGCCGTCGCCATGACCGGCGGCCAGCCTGTCGACGGCACACTGGATGTGCCGACCGTGATCGAACAGCTTCGCGCCGAGGGCGTGGACACCATCACCGTCGTTTCCGACGAGCCGGAGAAATATGGCCCGCTCGGTCACGGAACCCAGGCCCGCCACCGCGACGATCTGGACGAGATCCAGCGCGATCTGCGCGACCGGTCCGGCGTCAGCGTCCTGACCTATGACCAGACCTGCGCGGCGGAAAAGCGCCGGCGGCGCAAGCGCGGCACCATGGCCGATCCAAAGCGCCGCGTGGTCATCAACGATCTGGTCTGCGAAGGGTGCGGCGACTGCTCCGCGCAGTCGAACTGCCTGTCGGTCGTGCCGATCGAGACCGAGTACGGCCGCAAGCGCAGCATCGACCAGTCGAGTTGCAACAAGGATTTCTCCTGCCTCAAGGGCTTTTGCCCCAGCTTCGTGACGCTCGAAGGCGCCGAGCCGCGCAGATCCGACGGCGTCGCGCGGACAACGGCCGAGGATCACCTGCCGCCGATCCCCGATGCGCCGGAGCGCCCACCCGTGCTCGACGGGCCGTTCAATCTGCTGATCACCGGCATCGGCGGCACCGGCGTCGTCACCATCGGTGCCCTGATCGGCATGGCTGCCCATATCGAAGGGCGCGGCGTTTCGGTGCTGGACCAGACCGGATTGGCACAAAAGGGCGGCGGCGTGATGAGCCATGTCCGGATCGCTGCCAGCCCCGAGCAGATCGCCACCTCGCGCATTCCGGCCGGCACCGCCGACGGGCTGATCGGCGGCGATGTGGTGGTCTCATCCGGCACCGATGTCATGGCCCGGCTTTCGGACGGGCGGACGCGGGCAGTGATCAATGCGCACGAGATCGTCACCGGCGCCTTCACGAAAAATCCGGATCTGAAGGTGCCGACCGGCGAGATGCTGGCGGACATCGCGGATGCCGTGGGCGGCCAAAGCCGGATCACAGTCATCGACGCCACCGACATGGCCACGCGCCTGTTCGGCGACAGCATCGCCACCAACGCCTTTCTGTTGGGAATGGGCTGGCAAAAGGGACTGGTGCCGGTGGGACGCGACGCGCTGATGCAAGCGATCGCGCTGAACGGCGTCGCGGTCGACATGAACCGGGCCGCCTTTGACTGGGGACGCCGGGCGGCCCATGATCCGGCTTCTGTGCGGGCTCTGCTCGATCGCCAGGAAACAGCGCGGGCGCCCGACCACCACCGCCCCTCGGAAAGCCTGGACGAGATGATCGAGCGGCGGGCGCGGTTCCTGACCGATTATCAGGATGCCGACTACGCCGGGCGCTATCGCCGCCTCGTCGACCGCGTCCGGATCGCGGAGGAGACTCTGCGCGATGCCGGCGCCGACCGCCCGCTGACAACGGCCGTCGCGCGCTCCGCTTTCAAGCTGATGGCGTACAAGGACGAATACGAAGTCGCCCGGCTGCAGACCGATCCGGCCTTCCTGAACCGGCTGAAACAGCAGTTCACCAGCGATTCCGGGGGCGATTTCAAGATGGTGTTCCATTTGGCGCCGCCGATCATGGCGGACCGCGACCCGTCCACCGGCGTTCCGCGCAAGAAGGCGTTCGGGCCATGGATACTGCCGGTCTTCCGGGTGCTGGCCCGCATGCGCCGGCTGCGCGGCGGACCTTTGGATGTCTTCGGCTACCTGCCGGAACGCCGGCTGGAACGCGCGCTGATCGCTGAGTATTTCGACACGGTCGACACGATCTGCACCCACCTGACGCCGGAAACCCATCGGACAGCGGTCGCACTCGCCGACCTGCCCCAGTCGATCCGGGGATACGGCCATATCAAGGAGCAAGCCGTCGCCAAAGCCCGCCAACGGCGTGACGACCTGCTGGTCGAACTCCTCAACCCGGCCCCTCAGGCCCGCGAGGCTGCGGAATAA
- a CDS encoding HigA family addiction module antitoxin translates to MLKRKVHPGVILTDELGITPTEFARRIDVPANRISQIIAAKRAITGDTALRFGHWFGSHPEFWINLQAQFDLASAEEATGEAIRSLPTREDLSPQESRSPPV, encoded by the coding sequence ATGTTAAAGCGAAAAGTCCATCCGGGTGTCATCTTGACGGATGAACTGGGCATAACGCCGACAGAATTTGCGCGTCGCATTGACGTGCCTGCGAACCGGATCAGCCAGATTATCGCAGCAAAGCGCGCGATAACCGGCGACACCGCGCTACGCTTCGGACATTGGTTCGGTAGCCATCCGGAATTCTGGATCAATCTGCAAGCGCAGTTTGACCTGGCGTCGGCAGAGGAAGCGACAGGGGAGGCCATTCGGTCTCTGCCGACAAGGGAAGATTTGTCGCCACAGGAGTCGCGATCGCCGCCTGTATAG
- a CDS encoding type II toxin-antitoxin system RelE/ParE family toxin, producing the protein MQLFVALRDDRAGQYSIRINQEWRLCFEWLDGNRGPTNVEIVDYH; encoded by the coding sequence ATGCAGCTTTTCGTTGCGTTGCGCGACGACCGGGCAGGACAATACTCCATCCGTATCAATCAGGAATGGAGACTCTGTTTCGAGTGGCTGGACGGAAACCGAGGGCCAACGAACGTTGAGATTGTCGATTACCATTAA
- a CDS encoding GNAT family N-acetyltransferase: MDEPEIRDCAERAYARYVDLIGRKPAPMVADYGAQIAAGEVHVATDDDGILQGFIVFRPEGEHILLENIAVLPSKAGRGIGKALIAFCEDEARRRGFGAVHLYTNVKMTENLSIYRRLGYVEVARRSENGFNRVFFEKALT, translated from the coding sequence ATGGACGAACCCGAGATCAGGGATTGTGCGGAGCGAGCTTACGCTCGCTATGTTGATCTCATCGGGCGGAAACCCGCACCGATGGTCGCCGATTATGGCGCTCAGATCGCTGCCGGTGAGGTCCATGTCGCGACCGATGACGATGGCATTCTACAAGGCTTTATCGTATTTCGCCCTGAAGGAGAACACATCCTCCTTGAGAATATCGCAGTTCTGCCAAGCAAGGCTGGACGGGGTATCGGAAAGGCACTGATCGCCTTCTGCGAGGATGAAGCGCGGCGTCGCGGCTTCGGTGCCGTGCATCTATATACGAACGTGAAGATGACCGAAAACCTCTCGATCTATCGTCGGCTCGGCTACGTTGAAGTGGCACGGCGATCCGAGAACGGCTTTAATCGTGTCTTCTTCGAGAAAGCTCTCACCTGA